The Apibacter raozihei genome contains a region encoding:
- the moaCB gene encoding bifunctional molybdenum cofactor biosynthesis protein MoaC/MoaB, translating into MVNITSKNNTLRKAIAQAEVKVSSMETIHAIKENRVPKGNVFEMAKTAGLFAAKKTSDVIPDCHPLPIEFTSITFEINELIITIKTEIHTIYKTGVEVEAMHASSVVALTMYDMLKPIDKKIEIQNIRLVEKRGGKSDKQDVFETPLKAAVIVCSDSISAGGKEDRAGKVIMEKLSKCQVEISDYIIIPDEIDQIQENIQKYVSQQLDMVLVTGGTGLSKRDITPEAVQPLLEKEIPGVAEAMRTYGQNRTPLAMLSRSAAGLVKETLVVTLPGSTKGAEESMDAIFPSLLHIFKIRNGGQH; encoded by the coding sequence ATGGTAAATATAACCTCAAAAAATAACACTTTACGTAAAGCCATTGCGCAGGCTGAAGTAAAAGTGAGTTCTATGGAAACTATTCATGCCATAAAAGAAAATCGTGTACCCAAAGGAAATGTTTTTGAAATGGCAAAAACGGCCGGTTTATTTGCTGCAAAAAAAACCAGTGATGTTATTCCGGATTGTCATCCGTTACCTATAGAATTTACTTCTATTACCTTTGAAATAAATGAACTCATTATTACTATAAAAACAGAGATTCATACGATCTATAAAACCGGTGTAGAGGTAGAAGCTATGCATGCTTCATCGGTAGTTGCGCTGACCATGTATGATATGCTGAAGCCTATCGACAAAAAAATTGAAATTCAAAATATACGGTTAGTTGAAAAAAGAGGAGGTAAATCGGATAAACAGGATGTTTTTGAAACTCCGCTTAAAGCAGCAGTTATTGTGTGTTCCGATAGTATTTCAGCCGGAGGAAAAGAAGACAGGGCAGGAAAGGTGATTATGGAAAAACTTTCGAAATGCCAGGTTGAAATTTCCGATTATATCATTATCCCCGATGAAATAGACCAGATTCAGGAAAATATACAAAAATATGTATCGCAACAGTTGGATATGGTTCTGGTAACCGGTGGAACCGGATTATCCAAACGCGATATCACACCGGAAGCAGTACAACCTTTGCTGGAAAAAGAAATACCCGGTGTTGCTGAAGCAATGCGCACGTACGGCCAAAACAGAACTCCGCTGGCCATGCTCTCCAGAAGCGCAGCTGGCCTCGTTAAAGAAACACTGGTAGTTACCCTGCCGGGATCTACCAAAGGAGCTGAAGAGTCTATGGATGCCATTTTCCCCTCCCTGCTTCATATTTTTAAAATCAGAAACGGAGGGCAGCATTAA
- the modA gene encoding molybdate ABC transporter substrate-binding protein: MKRFLYLLILCAFTAGISSCTKERKATVAAAANLRYVLEEIKTQYIKDNPEADLQITYGSSGTLSQQIINGAPFDLFMSADTKFPQKLVEKEKTSGSPKNYCYGRVALWAAKIPVEKGLSVLLLPEVKKIAIANPEHAPYGRNTVTALQEQGIYDSVKDKIVWGENINQTAQFAFSGNAEVGFIALSLALAPEMANQGSYYVLPENICPPIAQAAVLIKGWEKNGEASRFLDYITSSRCDSIWTKYGYGLVKK, encoded by the coding sequence ATGAAACGTTTTTTATACTTATTAATCCTTTGTGCTTTTACAGCCGGAATTTCTTCCTGTACCAAAGAAAGAAAAGCAACAGTGGCTGCGGCAGCCAATCTGCGATATGTTTTAGAAGAAATTAAAACCCAATATATAAAAGATAACCCGGAGGCAGATCTACAGATAACTTATGGTTCTTCCGGAACTTTAAGCCAACAGATTATCAACGGAGCCCCTTTTGATTTATTTATGTCGGCAGATACCAAGTTTCCTCAAAAGCTGGTTGAAAAGGAAAAGACTTCCGGTTCTCCTAAAAATTATTGTTATGGAAGGGTAGCCTTATGGGCAGCGAAAATACCGGTAGAAAAAGGCCTTTCTGTTTTACTTCTTCCGGAGGTTAAAAAAATAGCTATAGCTAATCCGGAACATGCTCCTTATGGAAGAAATACGGTTACAGCACTACAGGAACAAGGCATTTACGATTCTGTGAAAGACAAAATCGTATGGGGCGAGAATATAAATCAAACTGCACAATTTGCATTCTCAGGCAATGCAGAAGTAGGTTTTATAGCTCTTTCACTGGCGTTGGCTCCGGAAATGGCAAACCAGGGAAGTTATTATGTTTTACCCGAAAACATTTGTCCGCCTATAGCACAGGCAGCCGTATTAATCAAAGGATGGGAAAAAAACGGAGAAGCCTCACGCTTTCTGGATTATATAACCAGTTCCCGATGTGATAGTATCTGGACTAAATACGGTTACGGATTGGTAAAAAAATAA
- the modB gene encoding molybdate ABC transporter permease subunit, which yields MEADFSNTLLLTGKLAISTTAILLLLGLPIAYLLAYTRFRGKALVEALICMPMVLPPTVIGYYLLVAFSPTNSFGGFLEKYLSTRLAFTFEGVVIASVIAGLPFMIQPLQNGLSSLPSSYREASYTLGKSKWVTFYRVLLPNCKSSLITGIALTFAHCIGEFGIVLMVGGNIPGETRIASIAIYDEVQALNYETAHQYSFILFIISFILLTLIYSINKSFRVNTL from the coding sequence TTGGAAGCGGACTTTTCAAATACATTACTATTAACTGGAAAACTGGCCATTAGTACCACAGCTATCCTTTTACTTTTAGGCTTACCTATAGCTTATCTGCTGGCTTATACTCGTTTTAGGGGTAAGGCATTGGTAGAAGCTCTTATTTGTATGCCTATGGTGCTGCCGCCCACGGTGATAGGTTACTATCTGCTGGTAGCCTTTAGCCCTACCAACAGCTTTGGAGGATTTCTGGAAAAATATCTGAGCACACGCCTGGCCTTTACCTTTGAAGGAGTGGTTATTGCCAGCGTAATTGCCGGACTGCCGTTTATGATACAACCCCTTCAGAACGGTCTTTCATCGCTTCCTTCCAGTTACAGGGAAGCTTCCTATACCTTGGGAAAATCAAAATGGGTAACCTTTTACCGGGTGTTGCTTCCCAATTGTAAATCTTCCCTTATTACAGGTATTGCGTTAACATTTGCCCACTGCATCGGGGAATTTGGTATTGTTCTTATGGTAGGAGGAAACATTCCCGGAGAAACCCGTATTGCTTCTATTGCTATTTACGATGAAGTACAGGCACTAAATTACGAAACCGCTCACCAGTACTCTTTTATTCTTTTTATTATTTCCTTTATCCTGCTGACCCTGATTTATAGTATCAATAAAAGTTTTAGAGTGAACACGTTGTAG
- a CDS encoding sulfate/molybdate ABC transporter ATP-binding protein translates to MIKIDVEHSILTAEGKKTLKVNEHFRENELICISGASGAGKTTLLRMIAGLVTPDRGMIEIGGQKVFDSVKKINISPQKRNVGFMFQDYALFPNMNVEKNIRFAQSGEKDPEWIHRLITTFGLENLRKQKVTQLSGGQKQRVALARALASKSRILLLDEPLSAVDNKIRRELQDEIVKAHQLLQSTTLLVSHDEDEINKMASSILYIEQGNSHLKSAGISFTE, encoded by the coding sequence ATGATAAAGATAGATGTTGAGCATAGCATTTTAACCGCCGAAGGTAAAAAGACGTTGAAAGTAAATGAGCATTTCAGGGAAAATGAGTTAATCTGCATATCCGGAGCCTCCGGAGCAGGCAAAACTACCTTGCTGAGAATGATTGCCGGACTGGTTACTCCTGACAGGGGAATGATTGAGATAGGCGGGCAGAAGGTATTTGATTCTGTTAAAAAAATAAATATTTCGCCTCAGAAAAGGAACGTAGGATTTATGTTTCAGGATTATGCTTTGTTTCCGAATATGAATGTGGAAAAAAACATACGTTTTGCACAGTCAGGAGAAAAGGATCCGGAGTGGATTCATCGGCTGATTACCACTTTTGGACTGGAGAATCTGCGAAAACAAAAGGTTACCCAACTGTCCGGAGGACAAAAGCAACGTGTAGCATTGGCTCGAGCCTTAGCATCCAAATCGCGTATTTTATTGCTGGACGAACCTCTTTCGGCTGTAGACAATAAAATCAGAAGGGAACTACAGGATGAAATTGTTAAAGCACACCAGTTGTTACAATCTACTACCTTATTGGTAAGTCATGACGAGGACGAAATAAACAAAATGGCTTCCAGTATCTTGTATATTGAGCAAGGCAACTCACATCTGAAATCTGCCGGAATATCTTTCACTGAATAA
- a CDS encoding DUF262 and DUF1524 domain-containing protein, whose product MKASESNFLSILKARNQFVIPIYQRTYNWKLEQCQQLFKDILSIDEDTTGGHFMGSVVYFQESIHTISDISQLQVIDGQQRLTTVSILIAALASFMKDNETHIETTSYKKLQNYYLFNNDEENELRYKLLLTKKDKETFLSIIRGIDLPENYSHRLMENYEFFKRAINSENVLKVYNGLLRLFIVNVALEKDKDNPQLIFESMNSTGLDLSQADLIRNYILMRREIEEQTDLYDTYWFPMEQSYGNEYTTLFDRFMRDYLSVKTGTIPKIGKVYEDFKKYVKNTHNIDTIGEVVKDIYQYSKYYVNMVLHKEPDPLLRESFKRISQLKVDVSYPYLLPVYSDYDNSVITTEQFNQILELVENYVFRRLICGIPTNSLNKTFGNLYKEININSYMESVKASFLLLNSYKRFPDDTEFKNAILLKDIYNLRNRNYLLSKLENYNRKEIVNVCDYTIEHILPQNPNLRNEWKNMLGNEWKEIQSRYLHSLGNLTLTGYNSELSDKPFFEKKTLVGGFNDSPLRLNEYLRNTDSWNEDTILQRAEILAEKAKIVWKAPQLPNDVLNTYKNVEVSSTNYDITHYEYLNGDMLNLYNELRKRILNIDPTVKEEYKKLYIAYKAYTNFVDIVPQKSRLRLSLNLPFDEIKDPKELCKDVSSLGRWGNGDVEVGISSHEELNDIMELIQQAFDKQMDEF is encoded by the coding sequence ATGAAAGCTTCAGAATCAAATTTTTTATCTATACTCAAAGCACGTAATCAATTTGTTATTCCTATATATCAACGTACTTATAATTGGAAACTGGAACAATGTCAACAATTATTTAAAGATATTTTAAGTATTGATGAAGATACAACCGGCGGACACTTTATGGGGTCTGTGGTCTATTTTCAGGAAAGCATCCATACCATTTCAGACATATCCCAGCTACAGGTAATAGACGGTCAACAGCGTCTTACTACCGTATCAATACTTATTGCGGCTCTTGCCAGTTTTATGAAAGATAATGAAACTCATATAGAAACTACTTCTTATAAAAAACTTCAAAATTATTATTTGTTTAATAATGACGAAGAAAATGAATTACGATATAAATTATTACTTACAAAAAAAGATAAAGAAACTTTTTTAAGTATAATAAGAGGAATTGATCTTCCCGAAAATTATTCACATCGTTTGATGGAAAATTACGAGTTTTTTAAAAGAGCGATTAATTCCGAAAATGTATTAAAAGTTTATAATGGTTTATTGCGTTTATTTATAGTGAATGTGGCCTTAGAAAAAGACAAAGATAATCCTCAGCTTATTTTCGAAAGTATGAATAGCACAGGGTTAGATTTATCTCAGGCAGATCTTATAAGAAATTATATCCTTATGAGGCGTGAAATAGAAGAGCAAACCGATTTGTACGATACATATTGGTTTCCTATGGAACAAAGTTACGGGAATGAGTATACTACTCTTTTTGATCGTTTTATGCGAGATTATCTTTCTGTTAAAACGGGTACTATTCCTAAAATAGGAAAAGTGTATGAAGATTTTAAAAAGTATGTTAAAAATACCCATAATATAGATACTATTGGTGAAGTGGTGAAAGATATTTACCAGTATTCAAAATACTATGTAAATATGGTTCTTCACAAAGAACCTGACCCTTTATTAAGGGAAAGTTTTAAACGGATTAGCCAACTAAAAGTTGATGTTAGTTATCCTTATTTATTACCTGTGTATTCAGATTATGACAATTCGGTTATAACTACTGAACAATTTAACCAAATATTGGAATTAGTAGAAAATTATGTATTTAGAAGATTAATTTGTGGAATTCCTACTAACAGTCTTAATAAAACATTCGGGAATTTGTATAAAGAAATAAATATAAATTCCTATATGGAAAGTGTAAAAGCATCATTTCTATTATTAAATAGTTATAAACGTTTTCCTGATGACACAGAGTTCAAAAATGCTATTCTCTTAAAAGATATATATAATTTAAGAAACCGTAATTACTTATTAAGTAAACTCGAAAATTATAATAGAAAAGAAATAGTCAATGTTTGCGATTATACTATAGAACATATTTTGCCCCAAAATCCAAATTTAAGGAATGAATGGAAAAATATGCTGGGCAATGAATGGAAGGAAATACAAAGTAGATATTTACATTCTTTAGGAAATTTAACCCTTACCGGATATAATTCGGAACTTAGCGATAAACCTTTTTTTGAAAAGAAAACATTAGTAGGAGGTTTTAACGATTCCCCTTTACGACTCAATGAATATTTACGAAATACAGATAGCTGGAATGAAGATACTATATTGCAACGGGCGGAGATTTTAGCAGAGAAAGCAAAAATAGTCTGGAAAGCACCTCAATTACCTAATGATGTTTTAAATACCTATAAAAATGTGGAAGTATCTTCAACAAATTATGATATTACACATTATGAATATCTAAACGGAGATATGCTTAATCTGTATAATGAACTTCGTAAAAGAATTTTAAATATAGATCCTACTGTAAAAGAAGAATATAAAAAATTGTATATAGCCTATAAAGCTTATACGAATTTTGTAGATATTGTTCCTCAGAAATCAAGATTAAGACTTAGCTTAAATCTTCCTTTTGATGAAATAAAAGATCCTAAAGAATTATGTAAAGATGTTTCAAGTTTAGGGAGATGGGGAAATGGAGATGTAGAAGTAGGAATATCATCTCATGAAGAATTAAATGATATAATGGAACTTATACAACAAGCTTTTGATAAGCAGATGGATGAATTTTAA
- a CDS encoding helix-turn-helix domain-containing protein, translating into MIKPDSNIHHGRNIKRIRELLGYKQEFLAIELDITQQFISEIERKEVINKKTLKKIADILQVPVEAIENLNDKKIVDFTNEFIKNVINNNEKVSEGKVIKYIREYLNIPVKEIALKLGISEQEILELENKKILDKETLTKIAEALHIPVEAIENFNDEGALNFVANTFNNHDNSSTITYQPTFNPIDKIVELYTEKEALYERMIQEKNTLIEKLLSK; encoded by the coding sequence ATGATCAAACCGGATTCAAATATACATCATGGAAGAAATATAAAAAGGATTCGGGAACTCTTGGGTTATAAACAAGAATTCTTAGCTATAGAGTTAGATATAACGCAACAATTTATATCAGAAATAGAACGTAAAGAAGTTATTAATAAAAAAACTCTAAAGAAAATTGCAGATATTTTACAAGTGCCTGTAGAAGCAATTGAAAATTTAAATGATAAAAAAATAGTAGACTTCACAAATGAATTTATAAAAAATGTGATAAATAATAATGAAAAAGTATCAGAAGGAAAAGTAATAAAATATATTAGAGAATATCTAAATATACCTGTAAAAGAGATTGCGCTAAAATTAGGGATTTCCGAACAAGAAATTTTAGAGCTTGAAAACAAAAAAATCTTAGATAAAGAAACACTAACGAAAATTGCAGAAGCTTTACATATTCCGGTAGAAGCTATTGAGAATTTTAATGACGAAGGAGCTTTAAATTTTGTGGCAAATACTTTTAATAATCATGATAATTCATCTACAATTACTTATCAACCTACTTTTAATCCCATAGATAAAATAGTAGAATTGTATACAGAAAAAGAAGCTCTTTACGAGCGCATGATTCAGGAAAAAAATACGTTGATAGAGAAGCTGCTGAGTAAGTAG